GGGCGGGACTGACCGACGCCGGGCTCGCCGTGCCGGTGGCCGGCTACGCGCTCGCGCTGGCCGCGATGGCCACCACCGCCACCACCAAGGGCTGGCGGGTCGGTCTCGGCGCAGCGCTGTTCCTCGGCTCCGACCTGCTGATCGCGGCCGGGGTGGCCGAGGTGGCCCAACCACCCGGCGCACCCGTGCTGGTCATGGCGACCTACGCCGCCGGCCAGGCGCTGATCGTCCTCGGCCTGGCCGCCCGCGTCGGCACACCCCCGGGCACGCCGGTCACTCCAGCAGTTGCGCCCGCAACGCGCTGAGGGTCTCGTCGGTCAACCCCAACCCGTCCCGCAGGTACGCGTCGAACGAGCCGTGCACCCGGCGTACCTCGTCGTAGCCGGCGTCGAGGTACTCGGCGCGGACCTCCAACACCGGCAGCACCGCGTCGACGTCCAGCTCCGGCTGCCGTCGTCGCATCGCCTCGATGATCACCGCCCGCAGGCTGTCGGTCAGCTCGTTGTTGCGCAGGTAGTCGGCGCGGATCGCCGCCTCGTCCACCCCGAGCGCCGTCAACAGGATGACGGTCAGCCAACCGGTGCGGTCCTTGCCGGCAGAGCAGTGGTAGACCAGCGGCAGGTTCTCCGGCTGGGCGGCCAGCCGCACCGCCTCCGCGAAGCCGACCCGAGCCGACTTGCCGGTCACGAACCACCGGTAGATGGCGGCCATCGCCCCCGTCGTGCCCTGCCGGGCCAGCTCCGCGTACGCGTTCAGGTCGTGGCCGAGCAGCACCGCCGACACGTACGTGAAGACCGGGTGCTCCGGGTCGTGCACCGGCAGGCACACCACCCGTGGCTCACCGGCCAGTCGATCCGCCGGGGCGACCTCGATCTCCGCGGGGGCGCGCAGGTCGAGCACGCACGCCGGCCCCAGCTTCGCGAGCACCGGCAGATCCTC
This portion of the Micromonospora zamorensis genome encodes:
- a CDS encoding tyrosine-protein phosphatase; the encoded protein is MTGQGWELVGAPNARDLGGLVGADGRRVRAGQLLRTPALGRLTDEDLPVLAKLGPACVLDLRAPAEIEVAPADRLAGEPRVVCLPVHDPEHPVFTYVSAVLLGHDLNAYAELARQGTTGAMAAIYRWFVTGKSARVGFAEAVRLAAQPENLPLVYHCSAGKDRTGWLTVILLTALGVDEAAIRADYLRNNELTDSLRAVIIEAMRRRQPELDVDAVLPVLEVRAEYLDAGYDEVRRVHGSFDAYLRDGLGLTDETLSALRAQLLE